The following coding sequences are from one Thermostaphylospora chromogena window:
- a CDS encoding AI-2E family transporter, which translates to MISDRERTTPLVPPVLARMAAWSGCLILLGVVVYYFAQILATLRFVVLPVAIALLLTALMFPLTHRLRNAGVRPIWATWITMLVAFAVLVGTGWIIGIRANEEFPRLAEQVQRSVGDVQRWLTTGPLQLQESQLSAWADEVIRQLNQQRTAIADTVLTGATVAVEVLASFVLVLFVTFFLLKDGDRIWSWLLRGFGRAAPRVDRAGRAAWRTLSHYVQGTVAVAAVHGVIMGVVLAGMGVPLWAPLAVLIFLASFVPIVGIFFAGAVATLVTFGAKGWIYALVFVGILVVEQQLENHVLQPLIVGRVLQFHPLAIILVLAVGGVLAGIMGAVVAVPVAAVIYRALPELYRDPPEPESEPGAQGPSSTGPPSSVAERPAAEKPAASQESGRQADRPAGGTEDTAGEEDRTSSR; encoded by the coding sequence GTGATCTCAGACCGTGAACGTACCACGCCGTTGGTGCCTCCCGTGCTGGCCAGAATGGCCGCGTGGAGCGGCTGCCTGATCCTGCTCGGCGTGGTGGTCTACTACTTCGCCCAGATCCTGGCCACCCTGCGGTTCGTGGTGCTGCCGGTGGCGATCGCCCTGCTGCTGACCGCCCTGATGTTCCCGCTCACCCACCGCCTCCGCAACGCCGGCGTACGGCCGATCTGGGCCACGTGGATCACCATGCTGGTCGCGTTCGCCGTGCTGGTCGGCACGGGCTGGATCATCGGGATCCGCGCCAACGAGGAGTTTCCCCGGCTCGCCGAACAGGTCCAGCGCTCGGTGGGGGACGTCCAGCGGTGGCTGACGACCGGTCCCCTGCAGTTGCAGGAGTCGCAGCTGTCCGCATGGGCCGACGAGGTGATCCGCCAGCTCAACCAGCAGCGCACCGCGATAGCCGACACCGTGCTCACCGGCGCCACGGTGGCGGTCGAGGTGCTCGCCTCGTTCGTGCTGGTGCTGTTCGTGACGTTCTTCCTGCTCAAAGACGGTGACCGCATCTGGTCCTGGCTGCTGCGCGGGTTCGGCCGCGCCGCGCCGCGGGTCGACCGAGCCGGCCGCGCCGCCTGGCGCACCCTGTCGCACTACGTGCAGGGCACGGTGGCCGTCGCCGCGGTGCACGGCGTCATCATGGGCGTGGTGCTGGCAGGCATGGGCGTGCCGCTGTGGGCGCCGCTGGCGGTCCTGATCTTCCTGGCCAGCTTCGTCCCGATCGTCGGTATCTTCTTCGCCGGAGCCGTGGCGACCCTGGTGACCTTCGGCGCCAAGGGGTGGATCTACGCCCTGGTGTTCGTCGGCATCCTGGTCGTGGAGCAGCAGCTGGAGAACCACGTGCTGCAACCGCTGATCGTGGGGCGCGTGCTGCAGTTCCACCCCCTCGCGATCATCCTCGTGCTCGCGGTGGGCGGTGTGCTGGCGGGCATCATGGGCGCCGTGGTGGCCGTCCCGGTCGCCGCCGTGATCTACCGGGCGCTGCCGGAGCTGTACCGTGATCCACCGGAGCCGGAGTCGGAGCCCGGCGCTCAAGGGCCGTCCTCGACGGGGCCGCCGTCCTCCGTCGCGGAGCGGCCCGCGGCCGAGAAGCCGGCCGCGTCGCAGGAGAGCGGGCGACAGGCGGACCGTCCGGCCGGCGGAACCGAAGACACGGCGGGCGAGGAGGACCGCACCTCCTCCCGCTGA
- a CDS encoding APC family permease: MSRATDLVKRLLVGRALRSTRLPEQQLPKRIALPVFASDALSSVAYAPQEILIILSLAGVGFYHYAPWVAAGVVVVMLTVVASYRQNVHAYPSGGGDYEVATVNLGPRAGITVAGALMVDYVLTVAVSVANGVDYVGATIPFVAQHKTAVAIGTVLLLALINLRGVRESGIAFAAPTYAFIVVVLGMILWGGVRLLLLEEELRAPTADYEIVPEQTGLTALAAAFLVLRAFSTGCAALTGVEAISNGVPAFRKPRSKNAATTLLLMGVLSVVMFSGLVALGMATGVRMADPMAAGRDVLIDGRPAGPGYHQQPIISQLADAVFGNGSLAFFVISAVTALILFLAANTAFNGFPVLGSILAMNRYLPRQLHTRGDRLAFSNGILILAVAACLLLWGFDANVTRLLNLYIVGVFIAFTLSQTGMVRHWTRMLRTASDMRERAQMVRSRAINAFGAAMTGIVLVVVLVTKFAAGAWIVCLALPLLYLMMRGIRAHYDKVAAELAVAEGAEADEQVLPARNHAIVLVSKIHKPTLRALAYAKATRPSTLEAVTVGVDGKEARALQEEWERRGISVPLKTLHSPYREITRPVLEYVKTLRRRSPRDVVTVYIPEYVVGHWWEHLLHNQSALRLKGRLLFVPGVMVTSVPWQLRSSDRLKRRPEPFAAGHARRPPGEHEGAREHM, from the coding sequence GTGTCCAGAGCGACGGACCTCGTCAAGCGTCTGCTGGTGGGGCGGGCGCTGCGGAGCACGCGGCTGCCCGAGCAGCAGCTGCCCAAGAGAATCGCCCTGCCGGTCTTCGCCAGTGACGCGCTCTCGTCGGTTGCCTACGCTCCCCAGGAAATCCTGATCATCCTCTCCCTCGCGGGAGTGGGCTTCTACCATTACGCCCCCTGGGTGGCGGCCGGAGTCGTGGTCGTCATGCTCACCGTCGTCGCCTCCTACCGGCAGAACGTGCACGCCTACCCCAGCGGGGGCGGCGACTACGAGGTGGCGACGGTCAATCTGGGCCCACGGGCCGGGATCACCGTGGCCGGCGCCCTCATGGTCGACTACGTGCTCACCGTCGCGGTCTCGGTGGCCAATGGCGTGGACTACGTCGGCGCGACCATCCCCTTCGTCGCCCAGCACAAGACCGCGGTGGCGATCGGAACCGTCCTGCTGCTGGCATTGATCAACCTGCGCGGCGTGCGAGAGTCCGGCATCGCCTTCGCCGCCCCGACGTACGCGTTCATCGTCGTCGTGCTCGGCATGATCCTGTGGGGCGGGGTCCGGCTGCTGCTGCTGGAAGAGGAGCTGCGCGCCCCCACGGCCGACTACGAGATCGTTCCCGAGCAGACCGGGCTGACCGCGCTCGCCGCCGCCTTCCTGGTGCTGCGTGCCTTCTCCACCGGCTGCGCGGCGCTCACCGGCGTGGAGGCGATCAGCAACGGCGTACCGGCGTTCCGCAAGCCCAGGAGCAAGAACGCCGCGACGACGCTGCTGCTGATGGGCGTGCTGTCGGTGGTGATGTTCTCCGGCCTGGTGGCCCTCGGCATGGCCACCGGCGTGCGGATGGCCGACCCCATGGCCGCGGGGCGGGACGTTCTCATCGACGGGCGGCCCGCCGGTCCCGGCTATCACCAGCAGCCGATCATCTCCCAGCTCGCCGACGCGGTGTTCGGCAACGGCTCGCTGGCATTCTTCGTGATCTCGGCGGTGACCGCGCTCATCCTCTTCCTGGCCGCCAACACCGCTTTCAACGGCTTCCCGGTGCTCGGCTCGATTCTCGCCATGAACCGCTACCTGCCCCGCCAGCTGCACACCCGCGGTGACCGGCTGGCCTTCTCCAACGGCATCCTGATCCTGGCGGTGGCCGCCTGCCTGCTGCTGTGGGGATTCGACGCCAACGTCACCCGGCTGCTCAACCTGTACATCGTCGGGGTGTTCATCGCCTTCACGCTGAGCCAGACGGGCATGGTCCGCCACTGGACCCGCATGCTGCGTACCGCGTCGGACATGCGGGAACGCGCGCAGATGGTCCGGTCCCGGGCCATCAACGCCTTCGGCGCCGCCATGACCGGGATCGTGCTGGTGGTGGTGCTGGTCACGAAGTTCGCGGCCGGCGCGTGGATCGTCTGCCTGGCGCTGCCGCTGCTGTACCTGATGATGCGCGGCATCCGCGCCCACTACGACAAGGTCGCCGCCGAGCTGGCCGTCGCCGAGGGAGCCGAGGCCGACGAGCAGGTGCTGCCCGCGCGCAACCACGCGATCGTGCTGGTGTCGAAGATCCATAAGCCCACTCTGCGCGCTTTGGCGTATGCCAAGGCCACCCGCCCGTCCACGCTGGAGGCCGTCACCGTGGGCGTGGACGGCAAGGAGGCGCGGGCGTTGCAGGAGGAGTGGGAGCGGCGCGGCATCTCCGTGCCGCTCAAGACGCTGCACTCGCCCTACCGGGAGATCACCCGGCCGGTGCTGGAGTACGTCAAGACGCTGCGCCGCCGTTCACCGCGTGACGTGGTGACCGTGTACATCCCGGAATACGTCGTCGGCCACTGGTGGGAGCACCTGCTGCACAACCAGAGCGCGTTGCGGCTGAAGGGCAGGCTGCTGTTCGTGCCGGGCGTCATGGTCACCAGCGTCCCCTGGCAGCTGCGCTCCTCCGACCGCCTCAAGCGGCGGCCGGAGCCGTTCGCCGCCGGCCATGCCCGCCGTCCGCCGGGGGAGCACGAGGGTGCGCGTGAGCACATGTGA
- a CDS encoding class I SAM-dependent RNA methyltransferase, giving the protein MEITVERVANGGWCVGRHEGRVVFVRHALPGERVRVEVTEETTRFLRADAVEIIEPSPDRVVPPCPYAGPGRCGGCDWQHAALPAQRRMKAEVVAEQLRRLAGVDRKVVVEEVPGAPDGLGWRTRVRFAARPDGALGLRRHRSHEIEPVDACLIAHPGVEEVGVERKNWRGAESVEVIASSAGDRAVVVRPKGRKAVEVPDLDAPAAVLADHGRGRTEAIRGRGAVRERVAGREFRVTGSGFWQVHPGAAEALLRAVVEMGAPRPGEWALDLYCGAGLFAAALAEAVGPDGGVLGVESDPGAVRDARRNLRDLPHARVERGRVETALDRLGIERADLVVVDPPRTGLGRAVTDRIAGLQAGRIVYVSCDPATLARDIAWLGERGYSLTGLRAFDVFPMTAHIECVALLAAS; this is encoded by the coding sequence GTGGAGATCACCGTAGAGCGCGTCGCCAACGGCGGATGGTGCGTCGGCAGGCACGAAGGGCGTGTGGTGTTCGTCCGGCACGCCCTGCCCGGCGAACGCGTCCGGGTCGAAGTGACCGAGGAGACCACCCGGTTCCTGCGCGCCGACGCGGTTGAGATCATCGAGCCGTCTCCCGATCGGGTGGTTCCGCCCTGTCCGTACGCGGGGCCGGGACGGTGCGGCGGCTGTGACTGGCAGCACGCCGCCCTGCCCGCTCAGCGGCGGATGAAGGCCGAGGTGGTCGCCGAGCAGCTCCGGCGGCTGGCCGGTGTCGACCGGAAGGTCGTCGTCGAGGAGGTGCCGGGCGCTCCCGACGGTCTCGGCTGGCGTACCCGCGTGCGGTTCGCGGCCCGCCCCGACGGCGCGCTCGGGCTGCGCCGCCACCGCTCGCACGAGATCGAGCCGGTCGACGCGTGCCTGATCGCCCATCCCGGGGTCGAGGAGGTGGGCGTGGAGCGGAAGAACTGGCGCGGCGCCGAATCGGTGGAGGTGATCGCGTCCTCGGCCGGTGACCGCGCCGTGGTGGTCCGGCCGAAGGGGCGCAAGGCCGTGGAGGTGCCCGACCTGGACGCGCCGGCGGCGGTGCTGGCCGACCACGGTCGGGGCCGCACCGAGGCGATCCGAGGGCGCGGCGCGGTGCGTGAACGGGTCGCCGGCCGGGAGTTCCGGGTGACCGGCAGCGGGTTCTGGCAGGTGCATCCCGGCGCGGCCGAGGCGTTGCTGCGGGCCGTCGTGGAGATGGGCGCCCCGCGGCCGGGGGAGTGGGCGCTCGACCTGTACTGCGGGGCGGGTCTGTTCGCCGCCGCCCTGGCCGAGGCGGTCGGCCCCGACGGCGGGGTGCTCGGCGTGGAGTCCGATCCGGGGGCGGTCCGCGACGCCCGGCGCAACCTGCGCGACCTGCCGCACGCCCGCGTGGAACGGGGCAGGGTGGAGACCGCGCTCGACCGGCTCGGCATCGAACGGGCCGACCTGGTCGTCGTGGATCCGCCGCGCACCGGGCTCGGCCGTGCGGTGACCGACCGGATCGCAGGCCTGCAGGCCGGACGCATCGTCTACGTCTCCTGCGACCCCGCCACGTTGGCCAGGGACATCGCCTGGCTGGGCGAGCGGGGGTACTCCCTGACCGGTTTGCGGGCCTTCGACGTCTTCCCGATGACCGCGCACATCGAATGCGTCGCCCTGCTCGCCGCCTCCTGA
- a CDS encoding LLM class F420-dependent oxidoreductase gives MKLRIFTEPQQGATYDDLLAVAKTAERLGFDAFFRSDHYLHMGDVDPGPGPTDAWITLAGLARDTSRIRLGTLVSAATFRLPGVLAISAATVDQMSGGRVEMGIGTGWYDAEHSAYGIPFPPLRERFAKLEEQLEIITGLWRTPPGERFHFEGAHYGLSDSPALPKPVQRPHPPIIIGGAGPKRTPRLAATFADEYNVPFHKLEDTVAAYDRVRAACEAAGRESIVLSAAQVVVCGADEAEVERRARAINREPAELRENGLAGTPAEIVEKIGRFAKAGCERIYLQVLDLSDLDHLELIAAEVMPHV, from the coding sequence ATGAAGTTGAGGATCTTCACCGAGCCGCAACAGGGCGCGACCTACGACGACCTCCTCGCCGTGGCGAAGACGGCGGAGCGGCTGGGTTTCGATGCCTTCTTCCGCTCCGACCACTACCTGCACATGGGAGACGTCGATCCGGGGCCCGGTCCGACCGACGCCTGGATCACTCTGGCCGGACTGGCCCGCGACACCTCGCGGATCCGGCTGGGCACGCTCGTCAGCGCGGCCACCTTCCGGCTGCCGGGCGTGCTGGCGATCAGCGCCGCCACGGTCGACCAGATGAGCGGCGGCCGGGTGGAGATGGGCATCGGCACCGGCTGGTACGACGCGGAACACTCCGCCTACGGCATCCCGTTCCCGCCGCTGCGGGAGCGGTTCGCCAAGCTCGAGGAGCAGCTGGAGATCATCACGGGGCTCTGGCGGACGCCGCCCGGTGAGCGGTTCCACTTCGAGGGCGCGCACTACGGGCTGTCCGACTCGCCCGCACTGCCCAAGCCCGTCCAGCGCCCGCATCCGCCGATCATCATCGGCGGTGCGGGGCCGAAGCGGACGCCGCGTCTGGCCGCGACGTTCGCCGACGAGTACAACGTGCCCTTCCACAAGCTCGAAGACACCGTCGCCGCCTACGACCGGGTTCGCGCGGCCTGCGAGGCGGCCGGCCGGGAGTCGATCGTGCTGTCGGCGGCCCAGGTGGTCGTCTGCGGCGCCGACGAGGCCGAGGTCGAACGCCGGGCGCGCGCCATCAACCGCGAACCCGCCGAGCTGCGGGAGAACGGCCTGGCGGGGACGCCTGCGGAGATCGTGGAGAAGATCGGTCGTTTCGCGAAGGCGGGGTGCGAGCGGATCTACCTCCAGGTGCTCGACCTGTCCGACCTCGATCACCTGGAGCTCATCGCCGCCGAGGTCATGCCGCACGTGTGA
- a CDS encoding DUF3710 domain-containing protein: protein MFRRRRAKREITAEPAVQEAPPMRESGPWDADEPHPERERVDLGGLRLPVGEGFEVQLNVAGDEIVGALVLVGDSALQVHAFAAPKSTGIWDEVRTELAAGVKDAGGRVEEREGPFGVELAGKVPVEGQGEQPVRYIGIDGPRWFLRAVLSGKAATDPAAAETLENVIRDIVVVRGEEPMPPKEPIRLRLPAEARQAMEQHASRDKKPDFNPFKRGPEITEIR from the coding sequence GTGTTCCGACGTCGCCGTGCGAAGCGGGAGATCACGGCGGAGCCCGCCGTCCAGGAGGCGCCGCCGATGAGGGAGTCCGGACCGTGGGACGCCGACGAGCCGCACCCCGAACGGGAGCGCGTCGACCTCGGCGGTCTGCGCCTGCCCGTAGGCGAGGGCTTCGAAGTGCAGCTCAACGTCGCGGGCGATGAGATCGTCGGGGCGCTCGTCCTGGTCGGCGACAGCGCCCTGCAGGTGCACGCCTTCGCCGCGCCCAAGAGCACCGGCATCTGGGACGAGGTGCGGACCGAACTCGCCGCCGGCGTGAAGGACGCGGGCGGCCGCGTGGAAGAGCGCGAGGGCCCGTTCGGCGTCGAATTGGCGGGCAAGGTCCCGGTCGAGGGGCAGGGCGAGCAGCCCGTCCGCTACATCGGGATCGACGGGCCCCGGTGGTTCCTGCGTGCGGTGCTCAGCGGCAAGGCGGCGACCGATCCCGCCGCGGCCGAGACGCTCGAGAACGTGATCCGCGACATCGTGGTGGTCCGCGGCGAAGAACCGATGCCGCCGAAGGAGCCCATCCGGCTGCGGCTGCCCGCCGAGGCGCGTCAGGCGATGGAGCAGCACGCCTCCCGGGACAAGAAGCCCGACTTCAACCCCTTCAAGCGGGGGCCGGAGATCACCGAGATCCGGTGA
- a CDS encoding potassium channel family protein translates to MRVAIAGAGAVGRSIAAELLENGHEVLLIDNDPRAIKIDSVPRAEWLLADACEISSLDEAGLDNCHVVVAASGDDKVNLVVSLLAKTEYGVPRVVARINHPSNEWLFNESWGVDVAVSTPRLLSALVEEAVSVGDLVRLMTFRQGQANLVELTLPEDAPVVGQRSGSVPWPADSVLVAILREGRVLAPSADDPLEAGDELLFVASQEVEHELAQLLSPHPR, encoded by the coding sequence ATGCGCGTCGCCATCGCCGGTGCCGGGGCGGTGGGCCGGTCCATCGCCGCCGAGCTGCTGGAGAACGGCCACGAAGTACTGCTCATCGACAACGATCCGCGCGCCATCAAGATCGACAGTGTGCCGCGCGCGGAGTGGCTGCTCGCCGACGCCTGCGAGATCTCCTCGCTGGACGAGGCCGGGCTGGACAACTGCCACGTGGTCGTCGCCGCCAGCGGCGACGACAAGGTCAACCTGGTCGTCTCGCTCCTGGCCAAGACCGAGTACGGCGTGCCGCGAGTGGTGGCCAGGATCAACCACCCGAGCAACGAGTGGCTGTTCAACGAGTCGTGGGGGGTGGACGTCGCGGTGTCCACGCCGCGGCTGCTGTCGGCCCTGGTGGAGGAGGCCGTCAGCGTCGGCGACCTGGTGCGGCTGATGACCTTCCGACAGGGCCAGGCCAACCTCGTCGAACTGACCCTGCCGGAGGACGCGCCCGTGGTGGGGCAGCGTTCCGGTTCGGTGCCCTGGCCGGCCGACTCGGTGCTGGTGGCGATCCTGCGTGAGGGCAGGGTGCTCGCGCCCAGCGCGGACGACCCGCTCGAAGCGGGGGACGAGCTGTTGTTCGTGGCCTCCCAGGAGGTCGAACACGAGCTCGCGCAGCTGCTGTCGCCGCACCCTCGCTGA
- a CDS encoding OB-fold nucleic acid binding domain-containing protein has protein sequence MDTAGPGKRTGWRGLLRRLAPTQEELEAEELQEDRSRQGATPIVECAGRRRFCVAGTLRMVTLRPRGGAPALEAELYDGSDVINLVWLGRRKILGIEPGRMISAEGLVSVQDGRKVMFNPKYELRPMDET, from the coding sequence GTGGATACGGCAGGTCCCGGCAAACGTACTGGATGGCGCGGACTTCTCCGGCGGCTTGCTCCGACGCAGGAGGAACTGGAGGCGGAGGAGCTGCAGGAGGACCGCAGCCGACAGGGCGCCACCCCGATCGTCGAGTGCGCCGGGCGGCGCCGGTTCTGCGTCGCGGGTACGCTACGCATGGTGACCCTGCGGCCGCGCGGCGGGGCGCCCGCGCTGGAGGCCGAACTGTACGACGGCTCCGACGTGATCAATCTCGTCTGGCTGGGCCGTCGCAAGATCCTCGGCATCGAACCGGGCCGTATGATCTCGGCCGAGGGGCTGGTGAGCGTGCAGGACGGCCGCAAAGTCATGTTCAATCCGAAATACGAGCTGCGTCCGATGGACGAGACGTGA
- a CDS encoding potassium channel family protein translates to MHIVIMGCGRVGSTLAHILEDNGHSVAIIDRDPEAFRRLRAGFRGRRVTGIGFDRSVLEEAGIASASAFVAVSSGDNSNIISARVARETFGVDNVVARIYDQRRAEVYQRLGIPTVATVRWTADQILRRVMPEGAEPLWRDPTGTVVLAEVPCNPAWVGTRITDLEAAAGTRVAFINRMGDALLPKADTVVQEGDIVHVMAAENDMDRINKVLSSAPGGED, encoded by the coding sequence ATGCATATAGTGATCATGGGCTGTGGCCGGGTGGGGTCCACCCTGGCGCACATCCTGGAGGACAACGGCCATTCCGTCGCCATCATCGATCGGGACCCGGAGGCGTTCCGCCGGCTGCGCGCGGGATTCCGCGGTCGGCGGGTGACCGGGATCGGCTTCGACCGAAGCGTATTGGAAGAGGCCGGCATCGCCTCCGCCTCCGCCTTCGTGGCCGTCAGCAGCGGCGACAATTCCAACATCATCTCCGCCCGGGTGGCGCGCGAGACCTTCGGGGTCGACAACGTGGTGGCCCGGATCTACGACCAGCGGCGGGCCGAGGTCTACCAGCGGCTCGGCATCCCCACGGTGGCCACCGTGCGGTGGACCGCCGACCAGATCCTCCGCCGCGTGATGCCCGAGGGCGCCGAGCCGCTCTGGCGTGACCCGACGGGCACGGTGGTGCTGGCCGAGGTGCCGTGCAACCCGGCCTGGGTCGGCACCCGCATCACCGACCTGGAGGCGGCGGCGGGCACCCGCGTAGCCTTCATCAACCGGATGGGGGACGCTCTGCTGCCCAAGGCCGACACCGTGGTTCAGGAGGGCGACATCGTGCACGTGATGGCCGCCGAGAATGACATGGACCGGATCAACAAGGTCCTGTCCAGCGCACCGGGGGGAGAGGACTGA
- a CDS encoding DUF3159 domain-containing protein — MAADESAGEASATTTTAETPTYDTVEAAVRGQLSKALGGRRGIIEAAVPTIVFTLSWISSENLRLSLILSISTAVVLLLVRVVQRSNPQFVLNSLIGIAIGAFFATRSGEAKDVFLPGILYNAGYAAMMLLTIAIRWPLVGFLIGSISGDPTGWRRDPGIVKLCSRLTWILLLPCVLRVVIQLPLYYADLVAVLGVAKVVLGWPLQVAALAAMVWVLARGRTPMQRPPAAA; from the coding sequence ATGGCCGCCGATGAGTCCGCAGGCGAGGCTTCGGCCACCACGACGACCGCGGAGACACCGACGTACGACACGGTCGAGGCGGCGGTCAGAGGCCAGCTCTCCAAGGCCCTGGGCGGCAGGCGCGGCATCATCGAGGCCGCCGTCCCCACCATCGTCTTCACCCTGTCGTGGATCAGTTCGGAGAACCTGCGGCTGTCGCTGATCCTGAGCATCTCCACCGCCGTGGTCCTGCTGCTGGTCAGGGTGGTGCAGAGGTCCAACCCGCAGTTCGTGCTCAACAGCCTGATCGGCATCGCCATCGGCGCGTTCTTCGCCACCCGCAGCGGCGAGGCCAAGGACGTCTTCCTGCCGGGCATCCTCTACAACGCCGGCTACGCGGCCATGATGCTGCTGACCATCGCGATCCGCTGGCCGCTCGTCGGCTTCCTGATCGGATCCATCAGCGGAGACCCCACCGGCTGGCGGCGCGACCCGGGGATCGTCAAACTGTGTTCCCGGCTGACGTGGATCCTGCTGCTGCCGTGCGTGCTGCGGGTCGTCATCCAACTACCGCTCTACTACGCCGACCTGGTGGCGGTACTGGGTGTGGCGAAGGTCGTCCTCGGCTGGCCGCTCCAGGTCGCCGCGCTGGCGGCGATGGTCTGGGTGCTCGCCCGCGGACGCACCCCGATGCAGCGACCTCCCGCTGCGGCCTGA
- the dut gene encoding dUTP diphosphatase, with protein sequence MSPVEVLIHRLDDGLPLPAYAHPGDAGADLYAVSDVELLPGERAVVGTGVAIALPDGYAAFVHPRSGLAARHGVTLVNAPGTVDAGYRGEIKVTLINTDTKNAVRIRRGDRIAQLVIQRVERASFYEVDRLPGSARGTDGFGSTGR encoded by the coding sequence GTGAGCCCTGTCGAGGTGCTGATCCACCGGCTGGACGATGGGTTGCCGTTGCCGGCCTACGCGCATCCGGGCGATGCCGGGGCCGACCTCTACGCGGTGAGCGACGTCGAGTTGCTCCCCGGCGAGCGCGCGGTCGTCGGCACCGGCGTGGCGATCGCGCTGCCCGACGGATACGCCGCCTTCGTCCACCCGCGTTCGGGATTGGCCGCCCGGCACGGCGTGACGCTCGTCAACGCGCCGGGCACCGTCGACGCGGGGTACCGCGGCGAGATCAAGGTGACCCTCATCAACACCGACACCAAGAACGCCGTGCGCATCCGGCGTGGTGATCGCATCGCTCAGCTGGTGATCCAGCGCGTGGAGCGAGCGTCCTTCTACGAAGTCGATCGGTTGCCCGGATCGGCGCGCGGTACCGACGGCTTCGGCTCGACCGGTCGCTGA